A DNA window from Paralichthys olivaceus isolate ysfri-2021 chromosome 3, ASM2471397v2, whole genome shotgun sequence contains the following coding sequences:
- the phactr1 gene encoding phosphatase and actin regulator 1 isoform X1 codes for MAGRGAGVMCSRSRSRFEPGPTTDPPRGLQPASEQRAPQKRTRCFLLTRTKTRHIPEEPQRDSERQPPANNNNNVPFIIHCHIGKEIKHICSNCRGAEPLDAEEVGRLAAMRSDSLVPGTHTPPIRRRSKFATLGRLFKPWKWRKKKSEKFKQTSAVLERKMSTRQSREELIKKGVLKEVYEKEGMSPAIREEVKMENGRSPVLGSGPSESEGTEQMEGAAAAVGSLDFQMTNDGAFQQDHAQKSSHAPPTKKSAVYPADGAESPLSRPPTLHKQPPALPPKPFTRLPNHMTDGAPVKLPCMLGKLSPPLPPKKLMISVPAGSMEPSSLAFQKCPAPAGHTPMGGHSLQYGTLPIALHPPSRIIEELNKTLALTMQRFESSMMHAVPTVMIECDNDKENLPSEADYEDMPGMYKDEDEEEEDDEEEEDEEDDDEDEDDTLFTSTLAMKVLRKDSLAIKLSNRPSKRELEEKNILPLQSDQERFESRQQTATKLTRRLSQRPTAEELEQRNILKPRNDLEEQEEKREIKRHLSRKLSQRPTVEELREAKILIRFSDYVEVAEAQDYDRRADKPWTRLTAADKAAIRKELNEFKSTEMEVHESSRHLTRFHRP; via the exons ATGGCGGGTCGTGGAGCCGGCGTGATGTGTTCACGCTCCAGGTCCAGGTTCGAGCCCGGGCCGACCACCGACCCACCGCGTGGGCTGCAACCCGCGTCCGAGCAGCGTGCTCCGCAGAAGAGGACCAGATGTTTCCTCCTGACCAGGACAAAGACCCGCCACATCCCCGAGGAGCCGCAGCGGGACTCTGAGCGTCAGCCGCccgccaacaacaacaacaacgtgcCCTTCATCATCCACTGTCACATCGGGAAAGAGATCAAGCACATCTGCAGCAACTGCCGGGGAGCGGAGCCGCTGGACG CTGAGGAGGTCGGGAGGTTGGCAGCGATGCGCTCAGATTCGCTGGTACCCGGCACGCACACGCCCCCCATCCGCCGGCGGAGCAAATTTGCCACCCTGGGACGTCTGTTCAAACCCTGgaaatggaggaagaagaagagtgagaaGTTCAAGCAGACCTCTGCAG TGCTGGAGAGGAAAATGTCCACACGTCAGAGCCGAGAGGAGCTGATCAAGAAAGGAGTTCTGAAGGAGGTTTATGAGAAAG aagGGATGTCTCCGGCCATAcgagaggaggtgaagatggAGAACGGTCGTTCCCCGGTGCTCGGCTCCGGCCCGTCGGAGTCTGAAGGTACGGAGCAGAtggaaggagcagcagcagctgtag GTTCCCTGGACTTTCAGATGACCAATGATGGTGCATTTCAACAGGACCACGCCCAGAAGTCCAGCCACGCTCCACCCACTAAGAAGTCCGCTGTGTATCCTGCTGACGGCGCCGAGTCACCGCTCTCCAGACCTCCGACGCTACACAAACAACCTCCTGCGCTACCACCCAAACCCTTCACCAGGCTACCCAATCACATGACAG ACGGCGCCCCGGTCAAGTTGCCATGCATGTTGGGGAAGTTatctcctcctctacctccaaAGAAGCTCATGATCTCCGTACCCGCCGGCAGCATGGAGCCTTCCTCACTCGCCTTCCAGAAGTGCCCCGCCCCTGCCGGCCACACTCCAATGGGCGGGCACTCGCTGCAGTACGGGACGCTGCCCATCGCTCTCCACCCGCCCAGTCGAATCATCGAGGAGCTCAACAAGACGCTGGCGCTCACCATGCAGAGGTTTGAGAG CTCCATGATGCACGCTGTTCCCACGGTGATGATCGAGTGCGACAACGACAAAGAGAACCTCCCAAGCGAGGCAGACTACGAGGACATGCCTGGGATGTACAAGgacgaggatgaggaagaggaagatgatgaagaggaggaggacgaggaagatGACGACGAAGACGAGGATGACACACTGTTTACAA GCACACTGGCCATGAAGGTGTTACGAAAGGACTCGCTGGCCATCAAGCTGAGTAACCGTCCGTCCaagagggagctggaggagaaaaacaTCCTGCCGCTGCAGTCGGACCAGGAGCGGTTCGAGTCCCGGCAACAGACGGCCACAAAACTGACCAG GCGGTTGAGTCAAAGGCCGACAGctgaggagctggagcagagaaACATTCTCAAAC CTCGAAATGatctggaggagcaggaggagaagagagagatcaAGAGACACTTGTCCAGAAAG CTCAGCCAGAGGCCGACAGTCGAGGAGCTGAGAGAAGCAAAGATCCTCATTCGCTTCAGCGACTACGTGGAGGTCGCCGAGGCTCAGGACTACGACCGGAGAGCAGACAAGCCGTGGACGCGGCTAACAGCTGCTGATAAG gctGCCATCAGAAAAGAGTTAAACGAGTTCAAAAGCACAGAGATGGAGGTGCACGAGTCGAGCAGACATCTGACGAG gtTTCATCGACCTTAA
- the phactr1 gene encoding phosphatase and actin regulator 1 isoform X3, which yields MAAAPEEEVDRRPIRRVRSKSDTPYITEARISLHLETAEEVGRLAAMRSDSLVPGTHTPPIRRRSKFATLGRLFKPWKWRKKKSEKFKQTSAVLERKMSTRQSREELIKKGVLKEVYEKEGMSPAIREEVKMENGRSPVLGSGPSESEGTEQMEGAAAAVGSLDFQMTNDGAFQQDHAQKSSHAPPTKKSAVYPADGAESPLSRPPTLHKQPPALPPKPFTRLPNHMTDGAPVKLPCMLGKLSPPLPPKKLMISVPAGSMEPSSLAFQKCPAPAGHTPMGGHSLQYGTLPIALHPPSRIIEELNKTLALTMQRFESSMMHAVPTVMIECDNDKENLPSEADYEDMPGMYKDEDEEEEDDEEEEDEEDDDEDEDDTLFTSTLAMKVLRKDSLAIKLSNRPSKRELEEKNILPLQSDQERFESRQQTATKLTRRLSQRPTAEELEQRNILKPRNDLEEQEEKREIKRHLSRKLSQRPTVEELREAKILIRFSDYVEVAEAQDYDRRADKPWTRLTAADKAAIRKELNEFKSTEMEVHESSRHLTRFHRP from the exons ATGGCGGCGGCcccggaggaggaggtggaccgCAGACCGATCCGGAGGGTCCGCTCCAAGAGCGACACGCCTTACATCACCGAGGCTCGGATCTCTCTGCACCTGGAGACAG CTGAGGAGGTCGGGAGGTTGGCAGCGATGCGCTCAGATTCGCTGGTACCCGGCACGCACACGCCCCCCATCCGCCGGCGGAGCAAATTTGCCACCCTGGGACGTCTGTTCAAACCCTGgaaatggaggaagaagaagagtgagaaGTTCAAGCAGACCTCTGCAG TGCTGGAGAGGAAAATGTCCACACGTCAGAGCCGAGAGGAGCTGATCAAGAAAGGAGTTCTGAAGGAGGTTTATGAGAAAG aagGGATGTCTCCGGCCATAcgagaggaggtgaagatggAGAACGGTCGTTCCCCGGTGCTCGGCTCCGGCCCGTCGGAGTCTGAAGGTACGGAGCAGAtggaaggagcagcagcagctgtag GTTCCCTGGACTTTCAGATGACCAATGATGGTGCATTTCAACAGGACCACGCCCAGAAGTCCAGCCACGCTCCACCCACTAAGAAGTCCGCTGTGTATCCTGCTGACGGCGCCGAGTCACCGCTCTCCAGACCTCCGACGCTACACAAACAACCTCCTGCGCTACCACCCAAACCCTTCACCAGGCTACCCAATCACATGACAG ACGGCGCCCCGGTCAAGTTGCCATGCATGTTGGGGAAGTTatctcctcctctacctccaaAGAAGCTCATGATCTCCGTACCCGCCGGCAGCATGGAGCCTTCCTCACTCGCCTTCCAGAAGTGCCCCGCCCCTGCCGGCCACACTCCAATGGGCGGGCACTCGCTGCAGTACGGGACGCTGCCCATCGCTCTCCACCCGCCCAGTCGAATCATCGAGGAGCTCAACAAGACGCTGGCGCTCACCATGCAGAGGTTTGAGAG CTCCATGATGCACGCTGTTCCCACGGTGATGATCGAGTGCGACAACGACAAAGAGAACCTCCCAAGCGAGGCAGACTACGAGGACATGCCTGGGATGTACAAGgacgaggatgaggaagaggaagatgatgaagaggaggaggacgaggaagatGACGACGAAGACGAGGATGACACACTGTTTACAA GCACACTGGCCATGAAGGTGTTACGAAAGGACTCGCTGGCCATCAAGCTGAGTAACCGTCCGTCCaagagggagctggaggagaaaaacaTCCTGCCGCTGCAGTCGGACCAGGAGCGGTTCGAGTCCCGGCAACAGACGGCCACAAAACTGACCAG GCGGTTGAGTCAAAGGCCGACAGctgaggagctggagcagagaaACATTCTCAAAC CTCGAAATGatctggaggagcaggaggagaagagagagatcaAGAGACACTTGTCCAGAAAG CTCAGCCAGAGGCCGACAGTCGAGGAGCTGAGAGAAGCAAAGATCCTCATTCGCTTCAGCGACTACGTGGAGGTCGCCGAGGCTCAGGACTACGACCGGAGAGCAGACAAGCCGTGGACGCGGCTAACAGCTGCTGATAAG gctGCCATCAGAAAAGAGTTAAACGAGTTCAAAAGCACAGAGATGGAGGTGCACGAGTCGAGCAGACATCTGACGAG gtTTCATCGACCTTAA
- the phactr1 gene encoding phosphatase and actin regulator 1 isoform X2, with amino-acid sequence MAGRGAGVMCSRSRSRFEPGPTTDPPRGLQPASEQRAPQKRTRCFLLTRTKTRHIPEEPQRDSERQPPANNNNNVPFIIHCHIGKEIKHICSNCRGAEPLDAEEVGRLAAMRSDSLVPGTHTPPIRRRSKFATLGRLFKPWKWRKKKSEKFKQTSAVLERKMSTRQSREELIKKGVLKEVYEKEGMSPAIREEVKMENGRSPVLGSGPSESEGSLDFQMTNDGAFQQDHAQKSSHAPPTKKSAVYPADGAESPLSRPPTLHKQPPALPPKPFTRLPNHMTDGAPVKLPCMLGKLSPPLPPKKLMISVPAGSMEPSSLAFQKCPAPAGHTPMGGHSLQYGTLPIALHPPSRIIEELNKTLALTMQRFESSMMHAVPTVMIECDNDKENLPSEADYEDMPGMYKDEDEEEEDDEEEEDEEDDDEDEDDTLFTSTLAMKVLRKDSLAIKLSNRPSKRELEEKNILPLQSDQERFESRQQTATKLTRRLSQRPTAEELEQRNILKPRNDLEEQEEKREIKRHLSRKLSQRPTVEELREAKILIRFSDYVEVAEAQDYDRRADKPWTRLTAADKAAIRKELNEFKSTEMEVHESSRHLTRFHRP; translated from the exons ATGGCGGGTCGTGGAGCCGGCGTGATGTGTTCACGCTCCAGGTCCAGGTTCGAGCCCGGGCCGACCACCGACCCACCGCGTGGGCTGCAACCCGCGTCCGAGCAGCGTGCTCCGCAGAAGAGGACCAGATGTTTCCTCCTGACCAGGACAAAGACCCGCCACATCCCCGAGGAGCCGCAGCGGGACTCTGAGCGTCAGCCGCccgccaacaacaacaacaacgtgcCCTTCATCATCCACTGTCACATCGGGAAAGAGATCAAGCACATCTGCAGCAACTGCCGGGGAGCGGAGCCGCTGGACG CTGAGGAGGTCGGGAGGTTGGCAGCGATGCGCTCAGATTCGCTGGTACCCGGCACGCACACGCCCCCCATCCGCCGGCGGAGCAAATTTGCCACCCTGGGACGTCTGTTCAAACCCTGgaaatggaggaagaagaagagtgagaaGTTCAAGCAGACCTCTGCAG TGCTGGAGAGGAAAATGTCCACACGTCAGAGCCGAGAGGAGCTGATCAAGAAAGGAGTTCTGAAGGAGGTTTATGAGAAAG aagGGATGTCTCCGGCCATAcgagaggaggtgaagatggAGAACGGTCGTTCCCCGGTGCTCGGCTCCGGCCCGTCGGAGTCTGAAG GTTCCCTGGACTTTCAGATGACCAATGATGGTGCATTTCAACAGGACCACGCCCAGAAGTCCAGCCACGCTCCACCCACTAAGAAGTCCGCTGTGTATCCTGCTGACGGCGCCGAGTCACCGCTCTCCAGACCTCCGACGCTACACAAACAACCTCCTGCGCTACCACCCAAACCCTTCACCAGGCTACCCAATCACATGACAG ACGGCGCCCCGGTCAAGTTGCCATGCATGTTGGGGAAGTTatctcctcctctacctccaaAGAAGCTCATGATCTCCGTACCCGCCGGCAGCATGGAGCCTTCCTCACTCGCCTTCCAGAAGTGCCCCGCCCCTGCCGGCCACACTCCAATGGGCGGGCACTCGCTGCAGTACGGGACGCTGCCCATCGCTCTCCACCCGCCCAGTCGAATCATCGAGGAGCTCAACAAGACGCTGGCGCTCACCATGCAGAGGTTTGAGAG CTCCATGATGCACGCTGTTCCCACGGTGATGATCGAGTGCGACAACGACAAAGAGAACCTCCCAAGCGAGGCAGACTACGAGGACATGCCTGGGATGTACAAGgacgaggatgaggaagaggaagatgatgaagaggaggaggacgaggaagatGACGACGAAGACGAGGATGACACACTGTTTACAA GCACACTGGCCATGAAGGTGTTACGAAAGGACTCGCTGGCCATCAAGCTGAGTAACCGTCCGTCCaagagggagctggaggagaaaaacaTCCTGCCGCTGCAGTCGGACCAGGAGCGGTTCGAGTCCCGGCAACAGACGGCCACAAAACTGACCAG GCGGTTGAGTCAAAGGCCGACAGctgaggagctggagcagagaaACATTCTCAAAC CTCGAAATGatctggaggagcaggaggagaagagagagatcaAGAGACACTTGTCCAGAAAG CTCAGCCAGAGGCCGACAGTCGAGGAGCTGAGAGAAGCAAAGATCCTCATTCGCTTCAGCGACTACGTGGAGGTCGCCGAGGCTCAGGACTACGACCGGAGAGCAGACAAGCCGTGGACGCGGCTAACAGCTGCTGATAAG gctGCCATCAGAAAAGAGTTAAACGAGTTCAAAAGCACAGAGATGGAGGTGCACGAGTCGAGCAGACATCTGACGAG gtTTCATCGACCTTAA